The DNA region CAATCTTTGTTTTGTACTTTATTTCCTATTTTTATAATTTAATCAGTTCCGGTGATTATAGTTCCATAACTACTCTAAAGGGAAGTGAACTAAAAGACGTATTACTTTGGTCTGCATTTTTAGTATTACAAGGAATTAAAACGGAAGAGGACAAAAAACGCATAGAAAAGGCATTTGAAATACTGGTTATTGTATTAATTATAACGGGATTTATTTCTATTTTTAGTCAAATTCGCCTTTCTAGACTTCTTACGGATTGGATCAAACCTTCTACTGCATGGAAATTTTCGCATCACTACGGTGATTTAATTGGGTTGGGAATTCATTTACCAATTGGTTTAATGAATACACATTTGACTTATGGCGGCATACTCTTGTTATTTGCTCCATTTGTTTTTTTTAGATTTATATTTTCTGTACGAGATAAAAAGAATATTTCGTATCATTTGTTCGTATTAATTTTATTTGGATTGATCGCACTTTTAAATAATGCTCGTTCTTCTTTGTTAGGGGCTGTAATTTCTGTATTGGTTGGTTTTGTAGACTTACTATTTATTCAAAGATATTTTTCCTTAAAAAATACACTTAAGTTTATAAGTGTTCCGTTGATTGGTATTGGATTGATTCTCGGAGTTTTATTTTTTAATGAAACGATGACCAAAACGATTCAGCCTCTTTTGGGTCAGGAGAAACATACTGATTCGGGGCGCGCATTTATCTGGAGTTCCACTTATCCTATGATAGCGGAAAATCCTTTTTTAGGAATTGGTCCCGGAAACTATGCAAAAGAAGTCGAAGTGGTTCGTAAAAATCTAAGTATACAGTATGCAGAATTATTGTATTTTTTTGAAGTTACCCAGAGAGGTCATGCACATAATGATTTTTACCATATTGCGGCTATTGCTGGTTTGCCTGCCATGTTGGTTTATATTCTATTAGCTTCGATGATTGGATATTCTTTGTTATTACCCAAATCTTCTCGATCCGACAATATTTTATTTTATGGATTAGTTGGATTTTTCTTTGCTGGATTGTTTCAATGTTATTTTCAGGATGATGAAGTTGTGATTGTGTTCTGGTATTTACTTGGATTCTTTCACGTTAGATCATTAGATAACGTGAAATAGTAGAACAGACATCCCAGCCTGGTTAACAATAAGACAAAATAAGACAGTGGGTTAAAAATAAGACAGTGGGTTAAAAATAAGACAGTGGGTAGCTACCCACTGTCTTATTTTTGTCTTATTTATTACAATAAATCAATACACTACGAGTAGAAGTAATTCCTCCGAATA from Leptospiraceae bacterium includes:
- a CDS encoding O-antigen ligase family protein, yielding MHKLFIPCLQIAIVSCAISVSISQLFLFFTLVFFFITQKRPYFRFTPIVGLSLTIFVLYFISYFYNLISSGDYSSITTLKGSELKDVLLWSAFLVLQGIKTEEDKKRIEKAFEILVIVLIITGFISIFSQIRLSRLLTDWIKPSTAWKFSHHYGDLIGLGIHLPIGLMNTHLTYGGILLLFAPFVFFRFIFSVRDKKNISYHLFVLILFGLIALLNNARSSLLGAVISVLVGFVDLLFIQRYFSLKNTLKFISVPLIGIGLILGVLFFNETMTKTIQPLLGQEKHTDSGRAFIWSSTYPMIAENPFLGIGPGNYAKEVEVVRKNLSIQYAELLYFFEVTQRGHAHNDFYHIAAIAGLPAMLVYILLASMIGYSLLLPKSSRSDNILFYGLVGFFFAGLFQCYFQDDEVVIVFWYLLGFFHVRSLDNVK